Proteins found in one Candidatus Tisiphia endosymbiont of Beris chalybata genomic segment:
- a CDS encoding MFS transporter, with the protein MVPWIVAIALFMQNLDVTILNSAIPVIAQDLNQYPLNLKFALTSYLVSLGVLIPISGWLSDKYGAKGVLMLGVTIFGLGSLLCGSSFSLEHLVISRIIQGAGGALMVPVCRLILIKTYPKSQLVSATNQATIPSLIGPVLGPSLGGFIVTWFSWRWIFFINIPFCFILLYLASHYVENFKEEKVGKFDIIGFILFAAFLSLTIFLIETISTSFLSNIISIILLTLSFILLGLYFYFTKKIKEPFLDKKLFAIRTFTITILGSFFSRIGIGGIPFLLPMLLQINRGFSPIKSGLYIIFYAGAMLVAKFFIKGILQKIGFRKCLIFNTILLGISISGLLFIVYNSNIWVMATVIFWHGFFTSIQFSCLNVLTYSDLTEDLVSKGTSIGSAIQQLSMSFGVAFTVILLKLSKSPDALSTHISYNITLSTLTIFILFTAFTFTALDRNAGVKASNNKLLAIH; encoded by the coding sequence ATGGTACCTTGGATAGTAGCAATCGCATTATTTATGCAAAATTTAGATGTGACTATTTTAAATAGCGCTATACCTGTTATAGCGCAGGATTTAAATCAATATCCTTTAAATCTTAAATTTGCTTTAACAAGCTATCTAGTAAGTTTAGGGGTATTAATTCCAATTAGTGGCTGGCTATCAGATAAATACGGTGCTAAGGGAGTATTAATGCTTGGGGTCACTATATTTGGTTTAGGGTCATTGTTATGCGGCAGCTCATTTAGCCTAGAGCATTTAGTAATATCAAGGATAATACAAGGGGCTGGCGGGGCATTAATGGTGCCAGTATGCCGCCTAATATTAATTAAAACTTATCCGAAATCTCAGTTAGTGAGTGCTACTAATCAGGCTACAATACCCTCACTTATAGGGCCAGTACTAGGACCCTCTTTAGGAGGCTTTATTGTTACCTGGTTTTCTTGGAGATGGATATTCTTTATCAATATCCCTTTTTGTTTTATCTTATTATACTTAGCCTCCCATTATGTTGAGAATTTTAAGGAAGAAAAGGTAGGAAAATTTGATATAATTGGCTTTATTTTATTCGCCGCTTTTTTATCGTTAACTATTTTTTTAATAGAAACAATTAGCACTTCTTTTTTGAGTAACATAATTAGTATAATTTTACTTACTCTTAGTTTTATTTTATTAGGTTTATATTTTTATTTTACAAAAAAAATAAAAGAGCCATTTCTTGATAAGAAACTATTTGCTATAAGAACCTTTACTATCACAATATTAGGAAGTTTTTTTTCGAGGATAGGAATTGGAGGCATCCCTTTTTTATTACCAATGTTATTACAGATTAATAGAGGTTTCTCCCCGATTAAATCTGGTCTTTATATAATATTTTATGCTGGGGCAATGCTAGTAGCTAAATTTTTTATAAAAGGAATTTTACAAAAAATAGGGTTTAGAAAATGTTTAATTTTTAATACTATTTTATTAGGAATAAGTATTAGTGGCTTACTTTTTATCGTATATAATTCAAATATATGGGTAATGGCTACAGTAATTTTTTGGCATGGATTTTTTACTTCCATTCAATTTAGTTGCCTTAATGTACTCACCTACAGCGATTTAACAGAAGATCTGGTCAGTAAAGGGACAAGTATAGGCAGTGCTATTCAACAATTATCGATGAGTTTTGGTGTAGCATTTACCGTAATATTATTAAAGTTAAGCAAGTCCCCGGATGCGCTGAGTACGCATATTTCTTATAATATAACCCTCTCTACTTTGACTATATTCATATTATTTACCGCATTCACTTTTACTGCGCTTGACCGTAATGCAGGAGTTAAAGCCAGTAATAATAAGTTACTGGCAATACATTAA